In Chitinophaga nivalis, a single genomic region encodes these proteins:
- a CDS encoding SusC/RagA family TonB-linked outer membrane protein, whose product MKLIFLFLLAINIQLSAKSYSQNVTLKGEQLRIPQIFSAIERQTEYVFFYNEEVLKFTTPVTVNLHNVPLTAALNTCLKGQPLHYSIVGHNIIVVSDAPNRNAAATGTQQTSLLIKGTVTDEKETPLTGVTIRIKGTALGTSTDAHGRFQLSVPASSSKILVISFIGTETVEIPVTKDETITVHLKQRTNLQQEVVVTAYGIKRQPKELGYAATTITGKELNQAENINATSGLIGKVSGLSIQTQDNNLNPSYKINLRGNRSITGNNSAIVVLDGAIVQPYILNNINPNDIESVNVLKGSAAASLYGSNGSNGALVITTKKPAAGKTEINFKTSIQWESISKLPNLQYTYGGWGGESSYVDPVTGQPINVPFENQQFGPKYDGSMVEVGTPKRIFYNDGTYKDTVISTTYSPKKGARTDFFQTGITKQYDLSLSAASQNSSIYVAYQRTNRSDIIPENKLSKNFFKLNGSTKYSILNIDYALAYTNTSTNEIWNRGSLYGQILNSPAHVDLNWFKTGFFSSPDNYYNAWNDNPWWNLYNFRTKSTDNKLVGNVAARLRITDNIEASYRFGYTYSVYNYKNTGNGWKYSDYEQSNPYNIPGGTQASNRKTLLPTTSGGSSFESKITGDLLLTFKKELSKNISSKLLLGHSIMQDRYNQEGFGASTLAFNDFYNVSSYIGQQNASESMAALNQQAAFADLSFGINKYLFVHGSYRFDWTSILAAANRRFSYGSADVAFVLSDALPNLFNNDVVNFAKVRVAYSQTGQVNLSTISTYGAYLTTPSFNVASNYPYNNSVGYSKNTLAPNRNLKDERTTEIEAGIELSFLKNRINFTGTVFRQRTKNQTIPTQVSPTTGFSAMLVNGGETSNFGVESDIKLTLIDNRSTGFRWDIGANFSYINNKVISLPNDGADLSMTNDAYAVVGHAFPALKVTDFARDPATGKVIVDNNGYPTRAAAYKFMGSIFQPYRIGLNTSVSYKNFSLSIVADYRGGGVLFNQIGQLLDWTGASEHSTYGNRERFIFPNSVYDDGSGHYVENNSRQIANVYQFWQAYSTVGTPYVTSNAFWKLREVVLSYSVPAAAFKRLKNIQGVTVSATGRNLLMWRPTENIWTDPEFNLGGAYNADGTTNTSQTPPTRFIGGSISVRF is encoded by the coding sequence ATGAAACTGATCTTTCTTTTTCTATTGGCCATCAATATACAATTGAGCGCCAAATCTTACTCACAAAACGTTACGCTGAAAGGAGAGCAATTGCGTATTCCACAAATTTTTTCGGCGATTGAACGCCAGACTGAGTATGTTTTTTTCTACAACGAGGAGGTATTGAAGTTCACCACACCTGTCACGGTAAACCTGCATAATGTTCCGTTGACAGCTGCACTGAACACCTGTTTAAAAGGGCAACCACTGCACTACTCTATTGTAGGACATAACATTATTGTAGTATCAGACGCTCCGAACCGTAATGCCGCTGCTACTGGTACGCAACAGACATCGCTGCTTATAAAAGGTACCGTAACGGATGAAAAAGAAACACCATTAACAGGGGTAACCATCAGAATCAAAGGTACGGCACTTGGCACCAGTACCGATGCCCATGGCCGCTTTCAGCTTTCCGTTCCCGCCAGCAGTTCTAAGATACTGGTCATCAGCTTTATCGGAACTGAAACCGTAGAAATTCCGGTAACAAAAGATGAGACCATTACGGTTCATTTAAAACAACGAACAAACCTGCAGCAGGAAGTAGTAGTTACTGCCTATGGCATCAAACGTCAACCTAAAGAACTGGGGTATGCTGCCACTACTATCACTGGCAAAGAATTGAATCAGGCGGAAAATATCAATGCCACCTCCGGATTAATCGGTAAAGTATCCGGACTTTCCATTCAAACGCAGGACAACAACCTCAATCCGTCTTATAAAATCAACTTACGCGGAAACAGGTCTATTACCGGAAACAATTCCGCTATCGTTGTATTAGACGGAGCCATTGTGCAACCTTATATCCTGAATAATATCAATCCTAATGATATTGAAAGCGTAAACGTACTGAAAGGCAGTGCTGCGGCGTCATTATATGGTTCCAACGGTAGTAATGGCGCGTTGGTGATTACCACGAAAAAGCCAGCTGCCGGTAAAACAGAAATAAACTTTAAAACCAGTATTCAGTGGGAAAGCATTTCCAAACTACCTAATCTGCAATATACCTACGGTGGCTGGGGAGGCGAATCTTCCTATGTAGATCCTGTAACCGGACAACCGATCAATGTTCCGTTTGAAAATCAGCAATTCGGACCTAAATACGATGGCAGTATGGTGGAAGTAGGAACACCGAAGCGGATATTTTATAACGACGGTACCTATAAAGACACTGTGATAAGCACTACGTACTCACCTAAAAAGGGAGCACGCACCGATTTTTTTCAAACAGGTATTACCAAACAGTATGATTTATCCCTGAGTGCCGCTTCTCAGAATTCATCGATTTATGTAGCCTACCAGCGCACCAATCGTTCAGATATCATTCCGGAAAATAAGCTGTCGAAAAACTTCTTTAAACTGAATGGTAGTACCAAATACAGTATACTGAACATCGATTATGCGCTGGCCTATACCAACACCAGCACAAACGAGATCTGGAACAGAGGAAGTTTATATGGTCAGATCCTGAATTCTCCGGCACACGTTGACTTAAACTGGTTCAAAACCGGCTTCTTTTCTTCTCCGGACAACTACTACAATGCCTGGAATGATAATCCGTGGTGGAACCTGTATAATTTCAGAACAAAAAGCACCGATAATAAACTGGTGGGAAATGTAGCTGCAAGACTCCGGATAACAGACAATATAGAAGCCAGCTACCGGTTCGGTTATACCTATAGTGTATACAATTATAAAAATACCGGGAATGGCTGGAAATACTCTGATTACGAGCAAAGCAATCCCTATAATATTCCGGGTGGTACCCAGGCATCCAACAGAAAGACATTATTGCCTACTACCAGTGGCGGATCCTCCTTTGAATCAAAGATTACGGGAGACCTGTTATTGACATTCAAGAAAGAGCTGTCAAAAAACATTAGCTCCAAACTCTTATTGGGGCACTCCATCATGCAGGACAGATACAACCAGGAAGGTTTTGGCGCCTCCACCCTTGCCTTTAACGACTTTTATAACGTATCTAGCTATATTGGCCAGCAAAATGCCAGCGAAAGCATGGCCGCGCTAAATCAGCAGGCCGCATTTGCTGATTTATCTTTCGGTATCAATAAATACCTGTTTGTACATGGTAGTTATCGTTTCGACTGGACTTCTATATTAGCAGCTGCTAACAGAAGATTCTCCTACGGATCAGCAGATGTAGCATTTGTACTTTCTGATGCACTCCCCAACCTGTTCAACAATGACGTGGTGAATTTTGCAAAGGTAAGAGTGGCATACAGCCAGACAGGCCAGGTAAATTTAAGTACCATCAGTACTTACGGCGCTTATCTGACTACACCATCCTTCAACGTGGCTTCCAACTACCCCTACAATAATAGTGTAGGATATAGCAAAAATACACTGGCTCCCAATCGTAATCTGAAAGATGAACGGACCACGGAAATAGAAGCAGGTATTGAACTCAGCTTCCTGAAAAACAGAATTAATTTTACCGGAACGGTTTTCCGGCAAAGAACAAAAAACCAGACCATTCCCACACAGGTATCTCCTACAACAGGATTTTCGGCCATGCTGGTGAATGGTGGTGAAACCTCCAATTTTGGGGTAGAATCAGATATCAAACTGACCCTCATTGATAACAGATCTACCGGATTCAGATGGGATATAGGCGCCAACTTCTCCTATATCAATAATAAAGTAATTTCATTACCTAATGATGGCGCTGATTTGTCGATGACAAATGATGCATATGCAGTAGTAGGTCATGCTTTCCCGGCATTAAAAGTAACAGATTTTGCCAGGGACCCTGCCACAGGAAAAGTTATCGTTGACAATAACGGTTATCCTACACGCGCAGCAGCCTATAAGTTCATGGGCTCTATTTTCCAACCTTACCGCATAGGTCTGAATACCTCCGTTTCCTACAAAAACTTCTCACTCTCCATCGTAGCAGACTACAGAGGCGGTGGTGTATTGTTTAACCAGATCGGGCAATTATTAGACTGGACAGGCGCCTCCGAACACTCTACCTATGGTAATCGCGAGCGGTTTATATTCCCTAATTCTGTTTATGATGATGGAAGCGGACATTATGTAGAGAATAATTCCAGACAAATTGCCAATGTATACCAGTTCTGGCAGGCATATAGCACTGTGGGAACACCCTATGTTACCAGCAATGCTTTTTGGAAACTGAGAGAAGTGGTATTGTCTTATAGCGTACCGGCAGCTGCCTTTAAAAGATTAAAAAATATCCAGGGCGTTACCGTATCCGCTACCGGCAGGAATTTGCTGATGTGGAGACCGACAGAAAATATCTGGACTGATCCCGAATTTAATCTTGGCGGCGCCTATAATGCAGATGGCACCACCAACACTTCACAAACACCGCCCACAAGATTTATAGGTGGAAGTATCAGTGTCAGATTTTA
- a CDS encoding ATP-binding protein produces the protein MEAITALQLKQIPALEEVPAAQLQWLIDASEDKLLAEGDFLFRTGDPIVATMIVMTGKVRMSASVNGHYREIAELNDGSITGWLPFSRAKNALGNGTCIKETRVLICPAEKIKASTAQHYELTEALVHIMTSRVRENTSMQQQNEKMMALGKLSAGLAHELNNPVAAIVRSAAGLSDNIRGIPEIFKQMAAMQLTSEQATVIVDQLNVIQAGEPEKPFSLMELSDREEAIETWLESKGVTQYETAAILAAYGVTTTDLATFSDQLPAAQLAVIFDWIQRALVANRMVKDMLLSARSIADLVSAVKSYTYMDQATDMQFIDIHTGLHNTLTLLDYKLRKGNVEVVTRFDTTLPRIKALAGELNQVWTNLIDNAIDAMETHQKGQLEITTTQDRQCIHVLISDDGIGIPEENRSRVFEPFFTTKEIGKGTGLGLDMVSQIINRHRGSVKLIPAPGKTIFRISFPVENN, from the coding sequence ATGGAAGCTATCACAGCATTACAGCTCAAACAAATTCCAGCCCTGGAAGAGGTGCCGGCAGCGCAGCTGCAATGGCTCATTGATGCGTCGGAAGATAAGCTGCTAGCGGAAGGCGACTTCCTGTTCCGGACTGGTGACCCGATAGTCGCGACGATGATTGTGATGACGGGAAAGGTGCGTATGTCTGCCTCCGTAAATGGTCACTACCGGGAGATTGCGGAGCTGAATGACGGGAGTATCACCGGCTGGCTGCCCTTTTCACGGGCGAAAAATGCATTGGGCAATGGTACCTGCATCAAGGAAACGCGGGTGTTGATTTGTCCGGCAGAAAAGATCAAAGCCAGTACAGCGCAGCATTATGAACTGACGGAAGCATTGGTGCATATCATGACCAGCCGGGTGCGGGAAAATACTTCTATGCAGCAACAGAATGAGAAAATGATGGCCCTGGGTAAATTGTCTGCCGGACTGGCCCATGAGCTGAATAATCCGGTGGCAGCGATTGTGCGGAGTGCAGCAGGGCTGAGCGATAATATCCGGGGGATTCCGGAAATATTCAAACAGATGGCAGCGATGCAGCTCACATCGGAACAGGCCACTGTTATTGTAGACCAGTTAAATGTTATACAGGCAGGTGAACCGGAGAAACCATTCAGCTTAATGGAGTTGTCGGACCGCGAAGAGGCCATTGAAACATGGCTGGAGAGCAAAGGGGTGACACAGTATGAAACAGCGGCTATATTGGCGGCATATGGCGTTACTACCACTGACCTGGCTACTTTCAGTGACCAGTTGCCGGCAGCACAGTTAGCGGTTATCTTCGACTGGATACAACGGGCGCTGGTAGCCAACAGGATGGTAAAGGATATGCTGTTGTCGGCCAGAAGTATTGCTGATCTGGTATCTGCCGTAAAGAGTTATACCTACATGGATCAGGCAACGGATATGCAGTTTATAGATATCCACACAGGTTTGCATAATACGCTTACCTTGCTGGATTATAAGCTGCGTAAAGGTAATGTGGAAGTAGTCACCCGTTTTGATACAACGTTGCCAAGGATAAAGGCACTGGCAGGAGAGCTGAATCAGGTGTGGACCAATCTCATTGACAATGCCATTGACGCCATGGAAACCCATCAGAAAGGACAACTGGAAATCACCACTACACAGGACCGGCAATGTATTCATGTGCTGATATCAGATGATGGTATTGGTATCCCGGAAGAAAACCGTTCACGCGTATTTGAACCTTTTTTTACCACCAAGGAAATCGGTAAAGGTACCGGTCTGGGATTGGATATGGTGAGCCAGATTATAAACCGGCACCGCGGATCGGTGAAGCTGATACCGGCACCCGGAAAAACCATATTCAGGATCTCTTTTCCTGTAGAAAATAATTAA
- a CDS encoding RNA polymerase sigma factor, translating into MEDKILLRAIAGGDETAFVKLFEKHRAKVYFVAQKLLKSDINSKDVLQDVFTTIWLNRESLHEVDNFEAYLYTMVRNNIYSRLRKQKTEIKAIRKIHETSVDVDSGTEESIKLRDLQATLSLAASLLTPQQKHVYHLSRTAGFSHDEIAAQLKISKETVKKHIMAANKIVQTFLRDQSFLLVIFLCVCDYTHGLGDSHSYPHAANVFLKETNILISNTLHNTIVF; encoded by the coding sequence ATGGAGGATAAAATACTTTTACGTGCAATAGCAGGAGGCGACGAAACTGCATTCGTAAAACTATTTGAAAAGCATCGGGCAAAAGTATATTTCGTTGCTCAAAAATTATTGAAATCAGACATTAACAGTAAAGATGTATTGCAGGATGTATTTACGACTATCTGGCTAAACCGGGAATCACTCCACGAAGTTGACAATTTTGAGGCCTACCTGTATACCATGGTACGGAATAATATTTATAGCAGGCTAAGAAAACAGAAAACAGAAATAAAAGCGATCAGAAAGATTCATGAAACCAGCGTTGATGTTGATAGCGGCACGGAAGAATCAATTAAGTTGCGTGATCTGCAGGCTACCCTATCCCTGGCGGCCAGCTTATTAACACCTCAACAAAAACATGTATACCATTTAAGCAGAACAGCAGGATTTAGTCATGATGAAATAGCAGCACAATTAAAGATCTCCAAAGAAACCGTCAAGAAACATATTATGGCGGCCAATAAAATTGTGCAAACCTTTTTGCGGGACCAAAGTTTCTTACTTGTAATTTTCTTATGCGTTTGCGATTACACGCACGGTCTGGGCGATTCCCATTCCTATCCGCATGCCGCCAACGTATTTTTAAAAGAGACTAATATATTGATTTCAAATACATTACACAACACCATCGTCTTCTGA
- a CDS encoding transposase codes for MSQRKTYSKDFKEEALRLVTQSEVTQIVQDPGIHPNMLYM; via the coding sequence ATGTCACAGAGAAAGACTTACAGCAAAGATTTTAAGGAAGAAGCCTTACGTTTGGTGACACAATCGGAAGTAACACAGATTGTACAAGATCCGGGTATTCATCCCAATATGTTATATATGTAG
- a CDS encoding FecR family protein has translation MQDRLSELFHKYINDNCSGAELAELFELFSLTENETTVKALITQTIEDINQHPAQINTFLSTGDAEKILSKILPNTHPITTETNIPPRVSSLGWWYWTAAAMVAVLIGLSGYYYVYHASRTPSAQITPADRHNISGNNKATLILHNGQTIALDSVQNGLLATQGAGRVVKTKTGEIIYSAAEKEAEGIMYNNITTPRGGQYSLQLSDGSKVWLNAASSIRFPVVFPASERKVYITGEAYFEIAHLTDHRHQAMPFIVESDNKYATNGSYKVEVLGTKFNINAYSNEPFVSTTLLEGKVKVHAYNTMQSRVLFPNQQVNITPKGEMNLTTPADPGIVIAWKNGYTQFSAVPLSVVMRQIERWYDVNVQFEDHITDVRFTGKLKRNESLSEFLRILDLNDIQYEISNSTIVIKNKK, from the coding sequence ATGCAGGATCGATTGTCGGAATTATTCCATAAGTATATAAATGATAACTGTTCCGGGGCGGAACTAGCGGAGCTATTTGAATTATTCTCGCTTACCGAAAATGAAACAACCGTAAAAGCACTGATCACACAAACTATTGAGGACATAAACCAACATCCGGCACAAATAAATACATTTTTAAGTACGGGCGATGCCGAAAAGATATTAAGTAAAATACTGCCCAATACACACCCTATAACTACTGAAACCAATATACCACCCAGAGTATCATCTCTCGGGTGGTGGTATTGGACAGCCGCAGCGATGGTGGCTGTACTGATAGGTTTGTCTGGCTACTATTACGTTTACCATGCCTCCCGTACACCATCAGCCCAAATCACGCCGGCAGACCGGCATAACATCAGCGGAAACAACAAGGCCACGCTTATCCTCCACAACGGACAAACCATTGCATTGGATAGTGTCCAGAATGGCTTGCTCGCCACGCAGGGGGCAGGACGCGTAGTAAAAACGAAAACAGGTGAGATCATATATAGCGCGGCAGAAAAGGAAGCCGAAGGAATCATGTATAACAACATCACCACACCCCGTGGTGGCCAATATTCACTGCAACTGTCAGATGGTAGTAAAGTATGGCTCAATGCCGCATCTTCCATCAGGTTCCCGGTAGTTTTTCCTGCCAGCGAACGAAAAGTATACATAACAGGTGAAGCATATTTTGAAATAGCACACCTGACAGATCATCGGCATCAGGCTATGCCATTTATTGTTGAATCAGATAATAAATATGCTACCAATGGGAGTTACAAAGTGGAAGTGCTGGGAACCAAATTCAATATTAATGCCTATTCAAATGAACCATTTGTAAGTACCACCTTATTAGAAGGAAAAGTAAAAGTACACGCATACAACACCATGCAATCCCGGGTATTATTCCCTAACCAACAGGTAAATATCACACCAAAAGGAGAGATGAACCTTACCACACCAGCAGATCCGGGCATCGTAATAGCATGGAAAAACGGGTATACACAATTTTCCGCTGTGCCGCTTTCTGTAGTAATGCGACAAATAGAAAGATGGTATGATGTAAATGTTCAATTTGAAGATCATATTACCGATGTAAGATTCACGGGTAAATTAAAACGCAACGAAAGTCTGTCTGAATTCTTAAGAATATTAGACCTGAATGATATCCAATACGAGATAAGCAATTCCACTATTGTCATTAAAAATAAAAAGTAA
- the nfi gene encoding deoxyribonuclease V (cleaves DNA at apurinic or apyrimidinic sites) translates to MLTTAEAIAIQETLKQQVICTDQLPATINIIAGTDVEYDKDSSLIAGSIVLLHYETLEVIAVASHCMEVTFPYIPGLFSFREMPPLLRAYEKLTVQPDLIICDGQGLAHQRRFGLACHLGVTLDKPVIGCGKTRLCGQYGPLDEPRGSMAGLYAEDDQSLIGHALRTQAGINPVFVSVGHKISLDTATAIVLKMATQYRLPETTRIADHYARLAMEAYKEQSK, encoded by the coding sequence ATGCTTACTACAGCCGAAGCCATTGCCATACAGGAAACGCTGAAACAACAGGTCATCTGCACCGATCAACTACCGGCCACCATTAACATCATTGCCGGTACGGATGTGGAATACGATAAAGATTCTTCCCTCATTGCCGGCAGCATTGTACTGCTACACTATGAAACCCTGGAAGTGATCGCCGTGGCATCTCATTGTATGGAAGTTACTTTTCCCTATATACCAGGACTGTTTTCTTTCCGGGAGATGCCCCCACTGTTACGGGCATACGAAAAACTGACCGTACAACCGGACCTCATCATCTGCGATGGACAGGGACTGGCGCATCAACGCCGGTTTGGGCTGGCCTGTCATTTAGGGGTCACCCTCGACAAACCCGTGATTGGCTGTGGGAAAACAAGGCTGTGTGGCCAATACGGGCCCCTGGACGAACCAAGAGGCAGCATGGCCGGCCTGTATGCCGAGGATGACCAGTCGCTGATTGGCCATGCCTTGCGCACCCAAGCCGGTATCAATCCGGTATTTGTTTCCGTTGGCCATAAAATATCCCTGGACACGGCTACTGCTATTGTGCTGAAAATGGCTACGCAATACCGGTTGCCGGAGACTACCCGTATCGCTGATCATTATGCACGCTTAGCAATGGAGGCCTACAAAGAGCAATCAAAATAG